In Nicotiana tabacum cultivar K326 chromosome 2, ASM71507v2, whole genome shotgun sequence, the following proteins share a genomic window:
- the LOC107785584 gene encoding putative WRKY transcription factor 65 isoform X1, which produces MEDRLNRRSPFFIKQEDSTGTPPDNAADSSFSGDETAEVNMPSPRKSRRGAKKKVITVPIIDADGSRSKGEVYPPPDSWSWRKYGQKPIKGSPYPRGYYRCSSSKGCPARKQVERSRLDPTTLLITYCSEHNHQFPAATTKHHHHHPPAASTPTTSTNTAGDNNAAAAATDVTMTDKSSPEECDVFAYQHDNGFSEMAGELGWFSDVGTPTFMENTSSVLGSTWSDADVALMLPIREEDQSLFGDLGELPECSVVFRRYSVEAPCCGGTG; this is translated from the exons ATGGAAGATAGACTAAACAGAAGAAGTCCATTTTTTATCAAACAAGAAGATTCCACCGGAACTCCGCCGGATAATGCCGCTGATTCTTCTTTTTCCGGCGATGAAACTGCTGAAGTTAACATGCCATCTCCTAGAAAAAG TAGGAGAGGAGCAAAAAAGAAAGTAATTACCGTGCCAATTATTGATGCCGATGGATCACGAAGTAAAGGAGAAGTTTATCCACCACCAGATTCTTGGTCTTGGAGGAAATATGGACAAAAGCCAATTAAAGGGTCACCTTATCCCAG GGGATATTATCGATGTAGTAGTTCCAAAGGCTGTCCTGCCAGAAAACAAGTAGAGCGTAGCCGCCTGGACCCCACCACTCTTCTCATTACCTACTGTTCTGAACACAACCACCAATTCCCCGCCGCCaccaccaaacaccaccaccaccaccctcCTGCCGCCAGTACACCGACAACCTCTACCAATACCGCCGGAGACAACAATGCGGCGGCTGCGGCCACTGACGTTACGATGACAGACAAATCATCTCCTGAAGAATGTGACGTCTTTGCTTATCAACATGACAATGGCTTCTCGGAGATGGCCGGCGAATTGGGTTGGTTCTCCGATGTGGGAACTCCTACATTTATGGAGAACACGTCATCGGTGCTGGGGTCCACGTGGAGTGATGCTGACGTAGCTTTAATGTTGCCTATTCGGGAGGAGGATCAGTCTTTGTTTGGTGATTTGGGGGAGTTGCCGGAGTGTTCGGTTGTTTTCCGGCGATATAGTGTGGAAGCACCGTGCTGCGGCGGTACAGGATAA
- the LOC107785584 gene encoding putative WRKY transcription factor 69 isoform X2 translates to MEDRLNRRSPFFIKQEDSTGTPPDNAADSSFSGDETAEVNMPSPRKRRGAKKKVITVPIIDADGSRSKGEVYPPPDSWSWRKYGQKPIKGSPYPRGYYRCSSSKGCPARKQVERSRLDPTTLLITYCSEHNHQFPAATTKHHHHHPPAASTPTTSTNTAGDNNAAAAATDVTMTDKSSPEECDVFAYQHDNGFSEMAGELGWFSDVGTPTFMENTSSVLGSTWSDADVALMLPIREEDQSLFGDLGELPECSVVFRRYSVEAPCCGGTG, encoded by the exons ATGGAAGATAGACTAAACAGAAGAAGTCCATTTTTTATCAAACAAGAAGATTCCACCGGAACTCCGCCGGATAATGCCGCTGATTCTTCTTTTTCCGGCGATGAAACTGCTGAAGTTAACATGCCATCTCCTAGAAAAAG GAGAGGAGCAAAAAAGAAAGTAATTACCGTGCCAATTATTGATGCCGATGGATCACGAAGTAAAGGAGAAGTTTATCCACCACCAGATTCTTGGTCTTGGAGGAAATATGGACAAAAGCCAATTAAAGGGTCACCTTATCCCAG GGGATATTATCGATGTAGTAGTTCCAAAGGCTGTCCTGCCAGAAAACAAGTAGAGCGTAGCCGCCTGGACCCCACCACTCTTCTCATTACCTACTGTTCTGAACACAACCACCAATTCCCCGCCGCCaccaccaaacaccaccaccaccaccctcCTGCCGCCAGTACACCGACAACCTCTACCAATACCGCCGGAGACAACAATGCGGCGGCTGCGGCCACTGACGTTACGATGACAGACAAATCATCTCCTGAAGAATGTGACGTCTTTGCTTATCAACATGACAATGGCTTCTCGGAGATGGCCGGCGAATTGGGTTGGTTCTCCGATGTGGGAACTCCTACATTTATGGAGAACACGTCATCGGTGCTGGGGTCCACGTGGAGTGATGCTGACGTAGCTTTAATGTTGCCTATTCGGGAGGAGGATCAGTCTTTGTTTGGTGATTTGGGGGAGTTGCCGGAGTGTTCGGTTGTTTTCCGGCGATATAGTGTGGAAGCACCGTGCTGCGGCGGTACAGGATAA
- the LOC107785585 gene encoding ras-related protein YPT3 encodes MAGYRADDEYDYLFKLVLIGDSGVGKSNLLSRFTKNEFNLESKSTIGVEFATKSLNIDNKVIKAQIWDTAGQERYRAITSAYYRGAVGALLVYDVTRHVTYENVTRWLKELRDHTDPNIVVMLIGNKSDLRHLVAVSTDEAKSLAEREALYFMETSALEATNVENAFTEVLTQIYRIVSKKAVEAGDEGATSSAPPKGETINIKDEGSTWKKFGCCSS; translated from the exons ATGGCCGGTTATAGAGCAGATGATGAGTACGATTACCTATTCAAGCTAGTTTTGATAGGAGATTCAGGTGTGGGTAAATCAAATCTGCTTTCACGGTTCACTAAAAATGAATTCAATTTGGAGTCTAAGTCTACAATTGGTGTTGAGTTTGCTACCAAAAGTCTCAATATTGATAACAAAGTTATTAAAGCTCAGATTTGGGATACTGCTGGCCAAGAAAG ATATCGTGCCATTACTAGTGCTTATTATCGGGGAGCTGTAGGCGCTTTGCTCGTATATGATGTCACTCGACATGTTACCTATGAGAATGTCACAAGGTGGTTGAAGGAGTTGAGAGACCACACTGACCCTAACATTGTAGTAATGCTCATAGGCAACAAGTCAGATCTCCGCCATCTCGTCGCTGTTTCAACTGATGAGGCTAAATCTTTGGCAGAGAGGGAAGCCCTTTACTTTATGGAGACTTCTGCATTAGAAGCAACCAATGTGGAAAATGCGTTCACTGAAGTTCTCACGCAGATATACCGGATCGTCAGTAAAAAAGCAGTTGAAGCAGGCGATGAAGGTGCTACTTCATCTGCGCCACCTAAAGGAGAGACGATTAACATCAAAGATGAAGGATCTACTTGGAAAAAGTTCGGATGTTGTTCAAGCTAG